Proteins encoded within one genomic window of Streptomyces sp. NBC_00523:
- the argS gene encoding arginine--tRNA ligase yields MASVTSLASTLQQQLADALTAALPDAGTADPLLRRSDRADFQANGILALAKKLKGNPRELATQVTDALPASDLIKDIEVSGPGFLNVTLTDRAITETLAARAADGDRLGVPANEAAGTTVVDYAQPNVAKEMHVGHLRSAVIGDAMVRILEFTGESVVRRHHIGDWGTQFGMLIQYLVEHPHELDHEGGKEDGEAAMSSLNRLYKASRALFDSDEEFKARSRDRVVALQAGDAETLAMWQRFVDESKIYFYSVFDKLDMEISDPDIVGESGYNDMLEETCRTLEETGVAVRSEGALCVFFDDVLGPDGNKVPLIVKKTNGGYGYAATDLSAIRDRVQNLKADALLYVVDVRQSLHFKMVFETARRAGWLNDDVKAHQLAFGTVLGKDGKPFKTREGVTVRLEDLLDEAVERATAVVREKAGKVGLSEQEIVENGRYVGVGAVKYADLSTSAVRDYKFDLDQMVSLSGDTSVYLQYAYARIQSILRKAGDAKPVAHPELELAPAERALGLHLDQFGEVLAEVAAGYEPHKLAAYLYQLASLYTTFYDQCHVLSEENPAEVVENRLFLCDLTARTLHRGMALLGIRTPERL; encoded by the coding sequence AGCTGGCGGACGCCCTGACGGCAGCACTGCCGGATGCGGGCACCGCCGATCCGCTGCTGCGCCGAAGCGACCGGGCCGATTTCCAGGCCAACGGCATCCTGGCGCTCGCCAAGAAGCTCAAGGGCAATCCGCGCGAGCTGGCCACCCAGGTCACCGACGCGCTGCCGGCCTCGGACCTGATCAAGGACATCGAGGTCTCCGGCCCCGGCTTCCTGAACGTCACGCTGACCGACCGGGCGATCACCGAGACCCTGGCCGCGCGCGCCGCCGACGGCGACCGGCTCGGCGTCCCGGCGAACGAGGCGGCGGGCACCACCGTCGTCGACTACGCCCAGCCCAACGTGGCCAAGGAGATGCACGTCGGCCACCTGCGGTCCGCGGTGATCGGTGACGCGATGGTGCGGATCCTGGAGTTCACCGGCGAGTCCGTGGTCCGGCGCCACCACATCGGCGACTGGGGCACGCAGTTCGGCATGCTCATCCAGTACCTCGTGGAGCACCCGCACGAGCTGGACCACGAGGGCGGCAAGGAGGACGGCGAGGCCGCGATGTCCTCGCTGAACCGGCTCTACAAGGCGTCGCGGGCCCTGTTCGACTCGGACGAGGAGTTCAAGGCCCGGTCCCGGGACCGGGTGGTCGCGCTCCAGGCGGGCGACGCGGAGACGCTGGCCATGTGGCAGCGGTTCGTGGACGAGTCGAAGATCTACTTCTACTCGGTCTTCGACAAGCTGGACATGGAGATCAGCGACCCCGACATCGTCGGCGAGTCCGGCTACAACGACATGCTGGAGGAGACCTGCCGCACCCTGGAGGAGACGGGCGTCGCGGTCCGCTCCGAGGGTGCGCTGTGCGTCTTCTTCGACGACGTGCTGGGCCCCGACGGCAACAAGGTCCCGCTGATCGTCAAGAAGACGAACGGCGGCTACGGCTACGCGGCGACCGACCTCTCCGCGATCCGGGACCGGGTGCAGAACCTCAAGGCGGACGCCCTGCTGTACGTGGTGGACGTCCGGCAGTCCCTGCACTTCAAGATGGTCTTCGAGACGGCCCGCCGGGCGGGCTGGCTGAACGACGACGTGAAGGCGCACCAGCTGGCGTTCGGCACGGTGCTCGGCAAAGACGGCAAGCCGTTCAAGACCCGTGAGGGCGTCACGGTCCGGCTGGAGGACCTGCTGGACGAGGCCGTCGAGCGGGCGACCGCGGTGGTCCGGGAGAAGGCCGGGAAGGTCGGCCTGTCCGAGCAGGAGATCGTGGAGAACGGCCGGTACGTCGGCGTGGGCGCCGTGAAGTACGCGGACCTGTCGACCTCCGCCGTGCGGGACTACAAGTTCGACCTGGACCAGATGGTGTCGCTGAGCGGTGACACCTCGGTGTACCTCCAGTACGCGTACGCGCGTATCCAGTCGATCCTGCGCAAGGCGGGCGACGCGAAGCCGGTCGCGCACCCGGAACTGGAGCTGGCCCCGGCGGAGCGGGCGCTGGGCCTGCACCTGGACCAGTTCGGCGAGGTGCTGGCCGAGGTGGCCGCCGGTTACGAGCCGCACAAGCTGGCCGCGTACCTCTACCAGCTCGCGTCGCTCTACACGACGTTCTACGACCAGTGCCACGTGCTGAGCGAGGAGAACCCGGCCGAGGTGGTCGAGAACCGGCTGTTCCTCTGCGACCTCACCGCCCGGACCCTGCACCGGGGCATGGCGCTGCTCGGCATCCGGACGCCCGAGCGCCTCTGA
- a CDS encoding ATP-binding protein: MTPTDPPPTKAAEARAAAKAFVATLNPRPATTTIQDLLLLVSELVTNALRHAGALTGLAFGADAETLYVQVTDPSSDRPQQRIPDLSGGTGGFGWPLVLRLSKKTDIRDHPQRGKVILVAMAR; this comes from the coding sequence ATGACACCGACCGACCCCCCGCCCACCAAGGCGGCCGAGGCCCGGGCGGCCGCCAAGGCATTCGTGGCGACACTGAACCCACGACCGGCGACGACGACCATTCAGGATCTGCTGCTCCTGGTGTCCGAACTGGTGACGAACGCCCTCCGGCACGCGGGCGCGCTGACCGGACTGGCCTTCGGGGCGGACGCCGAAACGCTGTACGTGCAGGTCACCGACCCGAGTTCCGACCGACCGCAGCAGCGGATCCCCGACCTCAGCGGGGGGACGGGAGGCTTCGGCTGGCCCCTGGTGCTGCGGCTGTCCAAGAAGACCGACATCCGCGATCACCCACAACGGGGCAAGGTCATCCTCGTCGCGATGGCGCGCTGA
- a CDS encoding phospholipase D-like domain-containing protein, with product MTSGTDDRPELRTAAPVADTALVERAQRLRRRLERLIGIAATEGNELVPLRNGDAIFAAMLDSIRRAEHTVDMMTFVYWRGDIAREFAATLADRARAGVRVRLLLDGFGSRLIEKDQLRAMEDAGVQVAWFRKPLYLSPLKQNHRCHRKVLVVDEETAYTGGVGIAEEWCGDARNETEWRDTHVRVRGPAVDGLAAAFAQNWAECHDELFDARDRFRNIPPRGDAVVQVVRGSASVGWQDMQTLLRVVLETAEERVRIATAYFAPDAFFVELMCAAARRGVEVEILLPGPYTDKRVCQLAGQLYYEQLTACGVKIHHYQPTMMHAKIITVDRVAALIGSTNINRRSLDHDEEVMLAVLDRELTATLDAHFTEDLKASERIDGRRWRRRSVAQRLREASVRPLRRFL from the coding sequence ATGACCAGCGGCACCGACGACAGACCGGAACTGCGGACAGCGGCACCCGTCGCCGACACCGCCCTCGTGGAGCGCGCGCAGCGCCTCAGGCGGCGGCTGGAACGGCTCATCGGCATCGCCGCCACCGAGGGGAACGAGCTGGTCCCGCTGCGGAACGGGGACGCGATCTTCGCCGCGATGCTGGACAGCATCCGCCGCGCCGAGCACACCGTGGACATGATGACGTTCGTCTACTGGCGCGGCGACATCGCGCGGGAGTTCGCCGCCACCCTGGCGGACCGCGCCCGCGCCGGGGTCCGCGTACGGCTGCTGCTCGACGGGTTCGGGAGCAGGCTCATAGAGAAGGACCAGCTGCGCGCCATGGAGGACGCGGGCGTCCAGGTCGCGTGGTTCCGCAAGCCGCTCTACCTCTCGCCGCTCAAGCAGAACCACCGCTGCCACCGCAAGGTTCTGGTGGTGGACGAGGAGACCGCGTACACCGGCGGCGTGGGGATCGCCGAGGAGTGGTGCGGCGACGCGCGGAACGAGACCGAGTGGCGTGACACCCACGTCCGCGTACGGGGCCCGGCCGTCGACGGACTCGCCGCGGCCTTCGCGCAGAACTGGGCGGAGTGCCACGACGAACTCTTCGACGCACGCGACCGGTTCCGGAACATCCCGCCCCGGGGCGACGCCGTGGTGCAGGTGGTGCGGGGCTCGGCCAGCGTGGGCTGGCAGGACATGCAGACCCTGCTCCGGGTCGTCCTGGAGACCGCCGAGGAACGCGTCAGGATCGCCACGGCCTACTTCGCCCCGGACGCCTTCTTCGTGGAGCTGATGTGCGCGGCGGCACGGCGCGGGGTCGAGGTCGAGATCCTGCTGCCGGGTCCGTACACCGACAAGCGGGTCTGCCAGCTCGCCGGGCAGCTGTACTACGAGCAGCTGACGGCGTGCGGCGTGAAGATCCACCACTACCAGCCGACGATGATGCACGCCAAGATCATCACCGTCGACCGGGTCGCCGCGCTGATCGGGTCCACGAACATCAACCGCCGCTCCCTGGACCACGACGAGGAGGTCATGCTCGCGGTCCTGGACCGGGAACTCACCGCCACGCTCGACGCCCACTTCACGGAGGACCTGAAGGCGAGCGAGCGCATCGATGGCCGGAGGTGGCGGCGCAGGTCCGTCGCGCAGCGGCTCCGCGAGGCGTCGGTACGGCCGCTGCGCCGCTTCCTGTGA
- a CDS encoding helix-turn-helix domain-containing protein — MKMMGALVAHFRRMGGLTQFQLADAAHVQPETIASIEQGRRSLVPALARTLDGVMDTKGALLTALDNLPEMDLTPVWAEAYMDLEKHALALSWYDNQVLPGLLQTEAYARAVFRNRIPAFSEEHIEEQTASRIERQEILHRKAPPTISFVIWEPVLRMRLTSDEEHREQLRHLVRVAQLPGVCIQVLPLDRRAHAGLDGPFILLETPDYQRVAYSETQRGSLLVSDPDEISILSQKYAMLRAQALTPEETLRLLKSLLGEQ, encoded by the coding sequence ATGAAGATGATGGGCGCGCTCGTCGCCCATTTCCGCCGCATGGGCGGGCTGACGCAATTTCAACTGGCGGACGCGGCCCATGTTCAGCCGGAGACGATCGCGTCGATCGAGCAGGGCCGCCGCAGCCTGGTCCCGGCCCTGGCCCGGACGCTGGACGGGGTCATGGACACGAAGGGGGCACTGCTGACGGCGTTGGACAACCTGCCCGAGATGGACCTCACCCCGGTCTGGGCCGAGGCGTACATGGATCTGGAGAAGCACGCCCTGGCGCTGTCCTGGTACGACAACCAGGTCCTGCCGGGCCTGCTCCAGACCGAGGCGTACGCCCGCGCGGTCTTCCGCAACCGCATTCCGGCCTTCAGCGAGGAGCACATCGAGGAGCAGACGGCCAGCCGGATCGAGCGCCAGGAGATCCTCCACCGCAAGGCGCCGCCGACCATCAGCTTTGTCATCTGGGAGCCGGTCCTCAGGATGCGGCTGACCAGCGACGAGGAGCACCGGGAGCAGCTGCGGCATCTGGTTCGCGTCGCCCAACTCCCGGGTGTCTGCATCCAGGTCCTGCCCCTGGACCGCCGGGCGCACGCGGGGCTCGACGGCCCGTTCATCCTCCTGGAGACACCCGACTACCAGCGCGTCGCGTACTCCGAAACACAGCGCGGCAGCCTGCTGGTGTCCGATCCCGACGAGATCAGCATCCTCTCCCAGAAATATGCGATGCTGCGAGCCCAGGCGCTCACGCCCGAGGAAACTTTGCGCCTGCTGAAGAGCTTGCTGGGAGAGCAATGA
- a CDS encoding DUF397 domain-containing protein, translating to MSTARTWFKSSYSGSEGGACLEVSYDWVKSSYSSDEGGACVEVATHTAAVHVRDSKNLDGPMLTVAPTSWAAFTGHVGR from the coding sequence ATGAGCACTGCACGTACGTGGTTCAAGTCCAGCTACAGCGGCAGCGAAGGCGGCGCCTGCCTCGAAGTCTCTTACGACTGGGTGAAGTCGAGCTACAGCAGCGACGAGGGTGGCGCGTGCGTCGAGGTCGCCACGCACACCGCCGCCGTGCACGTGCGCGACTCCAAGAACCTGGACGGCCCCATGCTCACCGTCGCGCCCACCAGCTGGGCGGCTTTCACCGGGCACGTGGGGCGCTGA
- a CDS encoding choice-of-anchor A family protein, producing MRIPTSAALAALGGALVLGLTVAPAVQAAPASSSDCTTDAFGIAGKYGEFVLGDDVHSPDAEGAVAVGGNADFKGGFSVANELTAAQVDALPGRASLVVRGDLVNGGSATVVMKGNAVVGGEVKDRAVELHNGTFSKKADLIDFDGEFAKLRSYSDALAKESETSGAKASLDGNRLTLTGTDTGRNVFSVEASQLEKAKEVFVKVPAGATTIVNVTGQTYDMQTAGTTGFFLSGGQDFVLDDKLQSAEDGAVRAKLLWNFPNATKVVKNSQAAWPGSVLAPYAHLELGTAAPVNGSVWVASLHGSGGAETHHFPFTGCLPEVPGTPEPSTTPSGTPSTTPPATATPSASVPPSGDATPSATPSGTTTPGAPVPSPSPSQPEGDLATTGSGNMIPITVGGAVVVAAGAGLVVMARRRKRA from the coding sequence ATGCGCATACCGACCTCCGCCGCCCTCGCGGCGCTCGGCGGTGCCCTCGTTCTCGGGCTCACCGTCGCTCCGGCCGTCCAGGCCGCCCCCGCCTCCTCGTCAGACTGCACGACCGACGCCTTCGGAATCGCCGGGAAGTACGGCGAGTTCGTCCTCGGGGACGACGTCCACTCCCCCGACGCCGAAGGCGCCGTGGCGGTCGGCGGCAACGCCGACTTCAAGGGCGGGTTCAGTGTCGCCAACGAGCTGACGGCCGCCCAGGTCGACGCGCTGCCCGGCCGGGCGTCGCTCGTCGTGCGCGGCGACCTGGTCAACGGCGGTTCGGCCACCGTCGTCATGAAGGGCAACGCCGTCGTCGGCGGCGAGGTCAAGGACCGCGCGGTCGAGCTGCACAACGGCACCTTCAGCAAGAAGGCCGATCTGATCGACTTCGACGGCGAGTTCGCGAAGCTCCGGTCGTACTCGGACGCGCTGGCCAAGGAGTCGGAGACGTCCGGCGCCAAGGCGAGCCTCGACGGCAACCGGCTGACGCTGACCGGCACGGACACCGGCCGGAACGTGTTCTCGGTCGAGGCGTCGCAGCTGGAGAAGGCCAAGGAGGTCTTCGTCAAGGTCCCGGCGGGCGCGACGACGATCGTCAACGTCACCGGCCAGACGTACGACATGCAGACGGCCGGAACGACCGGCTTCTTCCTCTCGGGCGGTCAGGACTTCGTCCTGGACGACAAGCTCCAGAGCGCAGAGGACGGCGCGGTCCGCGCCAAGCTGCTGTGGAACTTCCCGAACGCCACGAAGGTCGTCAAGAACAGCCAGGCCGCCTGGCCGGGCAGCGTGCTCGCCCCGTACGCGCACCTGGAGCTGGGCACGGCCGCCCCGGTCAACGGCTCGGTGTGGGTGGCCTCGCTGCACGGTTCGGGCGGCGCGGAGACGCACCACTTCCCGTTCACCGGCTGCCTGCCCGAGGTGCCCGGCACCCCGGAGCCGAGCACGACCCCGAGCGGCACGCCCTCCACGACGCCCCCGGCGACGGCCACCCCGTCGGCCTCGGTGCCGCCGTCCGGCGACGCGACCCCGTCCGCCACCCCGTCGGGCACGACGACCCCGGGCGCCCCGGTCCCGTCGCCCAGCCCCTCGCAGCCCGAGGGCGACCTGGCGACGACCGGTAGCGGCAACATGATCCCGATCACCGTCGGAGGCGCCGTGGTCGTCGCCGCCGGTGCGGGCCTCGTGGTCATGGCCCGCCGCCGCAAGCGCGCCTGA
- a CDS encoding helix-turn-helix domain-containing protein yields the protein MATPEAEELAGLLKKLKDRSGRSYGVLAGRLHVSTSTLHRYCNGDAVPGEFAPVERFARLCGATADELVEVHRRWILADAARGRGKAEAAVPAAVVEPVPVEPVPVEPEAVAPEPVEPEAVKPASVDHEPVREDPAPSRWRRASARTRVLLAAAAVVALTVPTAVVIGQLKQTGSDAAGGAPAVRGTTPGDDFVSASPDSPSPSVSASKRPSASATAGSASPSVRTSPSAPRTTGAPGGGPGKPPTVTISSYNWEEPCGQYYLLSQDPATVPPPPPPNSTRGWARALGGVDGGSMKLELTVQGTSAQAVVLTGLRVKVLSQRAPVQQTAFSMGEGCGSGIEPQSFDVDLDDSRPALRPVAGQQGDETVPAKNFPFRVSSSDVEVFDLDAHVEGHDVSWYLELDWSSGGRTGTLRVDEGGKPFRTSSIAGRPEYYYRYDTSVWEKR from the coding sequence GTGGCGACGCCGGAGGCCGAGGAACTAGCGGGCCTGCTGAAGAAACTGAAGGACCGTTCGGGGCGCAGTTACGGGGTGCTCGCGGGCCGCTTGCACGTCAGTACGTCGACGCTCCACCGGTACTGCAACGGGGACGCGGTGCCGGGCGAGTTCGCGCCCGTGGAGCGGTTCGCGCGCCTCTGCGGGGCGACCGCCGACGAGTTGGTGGAGGTCCACCGCCGGTGGATCCTGGCGGACGCTGCGCGGGGGCGGGGGAAGGCGGAAGCGGCTGTTCCGGCGGCGGTCGTGGAGCCGGTGCCGGTGGAGCCGGTGCCCGTCGAGCCGGAGGCCGTGGCACCCGAGCCCGTCGAGCCGGAGGCCGTGAAGCCTGCGTCCGTGGACCACGAGCCCGTACGCGAAGACCCCGCCCCCTCCCGCTGGCGGCGGGCCTCCGCCCGTACGCGGGTGCTCCTCGCCGCCGCGGCCGTCGTCGCGCTCACCGTGCCCACCGCCGTGGTCATCGGCCAGCTCAAGCAGACCGGTTCCGACGCGGCCGGGGGCGCCCCGGCCGTGCGCGGCACGACGCCCGGGGACGACTTCGTCTCCGCGTCCCCGGACAGCCCCTCGCCCTCGGTCAGCGCATCGAAGCGGCCCAGCGCCTCCGCGACCGCCGGTTCGGCCAGTCCCTCCGTACGGACGTCGCCGTCCGCCCCGCGCACCACCGGCGCGCCCGGGGGCGGGCCGGGGAAGCCGCCCACGGTGACGATCAGCTCGTACAACTGGGAGGAGCCCTGCGGGCAGTACTACCTGCTGAGCCAGGACCCGGCGACCGTGCCGCCCCCGCCGCCGCCCAACAGCACCCGGGGCTGGGCGCGGGCGCTCGGCGGGGTGGACGGGGGCTCCATGAAGCTGGAGCTGACCGTGCAGGGCACCTCCGCGCAGGCCGTCGTCCTGACCGGGCTCCGGGTGAAGGTGCTGAGCCAGCGGGCGCCCGTGCAGCAGACGGCGTTCTCGATGGGCGAGGGGTGCGGCAGCGGCATCGAGCCCCAGTCCTTCGACGTGGACCTGGACGACAGCCGCCCGGCGCTCAGACCGGTCGCCGGGCAGCAGGGCGACGAGACCGTGCCCGCGAAGAACTTCCCGTTCCGGGTGTCGTCCAGCGATGTGGAGGTCTTCGACCTCGACGCGCACGTGGAGGGCCACGACGTCAGCTGGTACCTGGAGCTGGACTGGTCCAGCGGCGGCCGTACGGGCACGCTGCGCGTGGACGAGGGCGGCAAGCCGTTCCGTACGAGCAGCATCGCGGGGCGCCCGGAGTACTACTACCGCTACGACACCTCGGTCTGGGAAAAGCGCTGA
- a CDS encoding DUF4232 domain-containing protein, whose protein sequence is MRSNRIRTTVLAATAVLAALSLTACGGADGTDAKKPAASVQATDDASTAAPDKDSTAPTDAEPASDTTKPAEKPATRPAGKPAESAGKPASKPQPKPKSPVTCTGANTKVTVTKVTRPVNHLLLTVTNTGDRPCYAYHAPMLRFDGAQAVFRVLQDSKPQAVVTLDPGESAYAGIGLTGEPNGQKPYPSKHLGVTFADRNDGPINSASTELTLPAGTYWDDNGFVTYWQSEMSDALVY, encoded by the coding sequence ATGCGCAGCAACCGCATCCGCACCACCGTTCTCGCGGCGACCGCCGTTCTCGCCGCGCTCTCGCTCACGGCGTGCGGCGGGGCCGACGGCACCGACGCGAAGAAGCCCGCGGCGTCCGTCCAGGCCACCGACGACGCGTCGACGGCCGCGCCGGACAAGGACTCGACGGCCCCCACGGACGCCGAACCGGCCTCCGACACCACCAAGCCCGCCGAGAAGCCCGCCACCCGGCCGGCCGGGAAGCCCGCGGAGTCCGCCGGAAAGCCCGCGTCCAAGCCGCAGCCGAAGCCCAAGTCCCCGGTCACCTGCACCGGCGCGAACACGAAGGTCACCGTCACCAAGGTGACCCGCCCGGTCAACCACCTGCTCCTCACGGTCACCAACACGGGCGACCGCCCCTGCTACGCGTACCACGCGCCGATGCTCCGCTTCGACGGCGCGCAGGCGGTGTTCCGGGTGCTCCAGGACAGCAAGCCGCAGGCCGTGGTGACGCTCGACCCGGGCGAGTCCGCGTACGCCGGGATCGGCCTGACGGGCGAGCCCAACGGCCAGAAGCCGTACCCGAGCAAGCACCTCGGCGTCACCTTCGCCGACCGCAACGACGGGCCCATCAACTCCGCGTCGACCGAACTGACGCTGCCCGCCGGCACCTACTGGGACGACAACGGCTTCGTCACCTACTGGCAGAGCGAGATGTCCGACGCGCTCGTCTACTGA
- a CDS encoding DUF983 domain-containing protein, with protein sequence MSQTDAQDDEQDEFPRNPWIAPLASTVITLPAAFYALLISMLMPMACDSCTEEEAHRFDASFGPAFVVSCCGLVLSLGVLLASWVCMRKRPAASVLLAVAAPISVLFTAMLFMGLVDTP encoded by the coding sequence ATGTCACAGACCGATGCTCAGGACGACGAGCAGGACGAGTTCCCCCGGAACCCCTGGATCGCCCCGCTGGCCTCGACGGTCATCACGCTCCCGGCCGCGTTCTACGCGCTCCTCATCAGCATGCTGATGCCGATGGCCTGCGACTCGTGCACGGAAGAGGAGGCCCACCGCTTCGACGCGAGCTTCGGTCCGGCCTTCGTGGTCTCCTGCTGCGGTCTCGTCCTGAGCCTCGGCGTACTGCTCGCGAGCTGGGTGTGCATGCGCAAGAGGCCGGCGGCCTCGGTCCTCCTCGCCGTGGCCGCCCCCATCAGCGTCCTGTTCACCGCGATGCTCTTCATGGGCCTGGTGGACACGCCGTAG
- the hemB gene encoding porphobilinogen synthase, whose protein sequence is MTVYGNFPGSRPRRLRTTPAMRRMVAETRLDPANLILPAFVREGIDAPVAISAMPGVQQHTLDTLRKAAVDAVSAGVSGIMLFGVPLDEKKDGRGTAGTDPDGILQVALRAVREEVGDDLIVMSDLCLDEFTDHGHCGVLTADGRVDNDATLERYAEMAQVQADAGAHVVGPSGMMDGQVGVIRDALDQTGHEDVSILAYTVKYSSAFYGPFREAVGSSLQGDRKTYQQDPANIREALRELALDLEEGADMVMVKPAGPYLDILAKVAEVSDVPVAAYQISGEYSMIEAAAEKGWIDRDAAIMESLTGIRRAGAQQILTYWATEVAQRLRG, encoded by the coding sequence ATGACTGTGTACGGAAACTTCCCCGGCTCGCGGCCCCGTCGGCTGCGGACGACCCCCGCGATGCGGCGGATGGTCGCCGAGACACGGCTCGATCCGGCCAACCTGATCCTGCCCGCGTTCGTCCGCGAGGGCATCGACGCCCCGGTCGCGATCTCGGCCATGCCCGGCGTGCAGCAGCACACCCTGGACACCCTGCGGAAGGCGGCCGTCGACGCGGTCTCGGCCGGGGTCTCGGGGATCATGCTGTTCGGCGTCCCGCTGGACGAGAAGAAGGACGGCCGGGGCACGGCGGGCACCGACCCGGACGGCATCCTCCAGGTCGCGCTGCGCGCGGTCCGCGAGGAGGTCGGCGACGATCTCATCGTCATGTCGGACCTGTGCCTGGACGAGTTCACCGACCACGGCCACTGCGGCGTGCTGACCGCGGACGGCCGCGTCGACAACGACGCCACCCTGGAGCGGTACGCGGAGATGGCCCAGGTCCAGGCCGACGCGGGCGCCCATGTGGTCGGTCCCAGCGGGATGATGGACGGGCAGGTCGGTGTCATCCGCGACGCGCTCGACCAGACGGGCCACGAGGACGTCTCGATCCTCGCGTACACCGTGAAGTACTCCTCGGCGTTCTACGGCCCGTTCCGCGAGGCCGTCGGCTCCTCGCTCCAGGGCGACCGCAAGACGTACCAGCAGGACCCGGCCAACATCCGTGAGGCGCTGCGCGAGCTGGCGCTCGACCTCGAAGAGGGCGCGGACATGGTCATGGTCAAGCCCGCCGGTCCCTACCTGGACATCCTGGCGAAGGTCGCGGAGGTGTCGGACGTGCCGGTGGCCGCGTACCAGATCAGCGGCGAGTACTCCATGATCGAGGCCGCCGCCGAGAAGGGCTGGATCGACCGCGACGCGGCGATCATGGAGAGCCTGACGGGCATCCGCCGCGCGGGCGCCCAGCAGATCCTGACGTACTGGGCGACGGAGGTCGCTCAGCGCCTGCGGGGCTGA